Genomic window (Acidobacteriota bacterium):
CGTCGGGCGCTTGCGTGAAGCAGCGGTCGGCGCGCGCGGCAAATGACGGCAGATACCCGCCACCGTGCGCAGCGCAAATCTTCACGCCGGGATGGCGGTCGAGCACGCCATCGAAGATCAGATGCGCCAGCGCCGTGGTGGTATCCAGCGGATTCCCAATCACGTTGGGCAGATTGCCGTTGCCGCGGAAGCGCGCCGCGCCCTCGGCGAAATTCTGCGGATGAATAAAGACCAGCGCGCCGAGTTCATCGGCCTTGGCCCAGAACGGTCGCAGGCGCGCCGAGGAAAGCTCTTCGCCGTTCACGCTGGTTCCAATCAGACAGCCGCGCATCCCCTGCTGCCGCATGGCGCGCTCCAATTGCTCGGCGGCGAGATAGGGGAATTGCAATGCCACGGAGGCCAGCGCGACGAAGCGGTCCGGGTGGGCAGCGACCAGTTGGAAAAGTTTTTCGTTCTGGATGCGGATCAGCTCGGCCACGGCATCGCGCGGCGCGCCGTACCAAAACGCCGTGATGCTGACGGCCTCGACATCAATGCCCTGCACGTCCATCACGCGCAGCCGGTCATTCACGTTGTGAATATTCAGCGCCGCACCGCGCACACCGGAGAGCGTGGTGCGCAGCGTCTCGCCCACCTCGTAATCCTTCACCGGCTCCCAGGCCTCGGGAACATGCGCGTGGCAGTGCAGATCGATGGTGCGCACCCGGCGTCCGCCGACCATCACCTCGCGGCGGCGCACTGCCGGCGCGGACGAGTGGGCCGGCGCCTGCGCGAATGCGCAACCCGCGAAATAAAGTCCGGCCACGGACGTGGCTGAGTCGCGGAGGAATTTTCTGCGAGTGGACATGCTATCCGCCGAACTCGGCGATCTGGCCGCCGCGTGTGATCAACTCGCTGGCTTCCTGTTGCGAAGCCTTCTGCGTGGGCATGTGTTGCGCGGGCGGCGGGACGACGCGCCCGGGCAGCATCTTGCCGGATTCCAGTTGGGCCAGGAAACCCTTGGCCGTCCAGTAGATGAAGCTCTGGAAGAACTCCGCCGTGGCGCGCACCAGTTCGGCGTCGGCGGCGAACGCGGCGGTCGCCGGATATTTCCAGAGGTGCTTCTCCTCGAGCAGCACCGCCAGCACCACTTGGCCCAGCAGGATGCCCTCGGCGAAGCGCTTCTGGCCCAGATCGGTCCCAGCTTTCTGGATCGCCGCCGCATCACGCTCGATGAGCCAATCGAGCAGATTCATATAGACGGCCCCGCCGCGCCGAAACAGTTCTTCGTCGCTCAGGCGGTGATAGTGACTGGTGCCGGGATTAGCGCGTAACTCGCCGAAGATGCTCTCGATCAGCTGGCGCAGTTAGCTGTGAACAATCTGGGTAAAGGCGGCATTGCTCATAAGGTTCTCCTTGGTCCGGAACTGCCGAAGTCAGGAAGCCCACTATACTCGCCGGAGTTGGTTCTGACAATGCTTAAAGTGGGTTTAAAGTGGGCTTAAAGTAGGTAAGGTCCGAAAGTTTTTCCATCGATGCGGAGGAGTGAACAGAGTCGCGACCGGGAGGGAGTGGTCCGGCGAGCGCATCGAGTGAAGGAAGAACCGCTCCCTTCCGGTCGCGGCTCTGTCACGGCTCACGGCATGGGAAGAGCAGGCCTATCGGCTGGCGGCTTCGGTATGCTCGGTGCGGCCTTGCAACAAATCAACGGCGTGCGGCAGCAGAGCAATGATTGCGCGCAGCGACTCGGCGGCGCCCTTAGGGCTGCCCGGCAGATTGATGATCAACGCATTGCCGGCGACGCCCGCCACAGCACGCGAAAGTGCGGCGCGCGGCTCCGACTTCGCGCCTTCGCGGCGCATCTGCTCGGCCAGGCCAGGAATCTCACGGGTGATGACTTTCAAAGTAGCCTCCGGCGTAACATCGCGGGCGGAGATGCCGGTGCCGCCGGTGGTGAAGATCGCTTCAAAACCTTTATTGCTCAACTCGCGCAGCGTGGCGGCGATCACCGCCATGTCGTCGGCCACCACGCGCGTGTGGGCCACGCTCCAGCCATTCGCCTGGAGCAATTCGGCGACGGCGGCACCGGAACCGTCGCGCTTCTTTCCTTGAAACACGGAATCACTGACAGTGATGACGGCGGCGCGCAACTTTTTATCAACCACGGGTGTGGCGGATGGCGAACTAACAGGTAGCGATACGGCGGGCTGAGCCATGGGTTCCTCATGGTTTAAAAGGTCGTGGGCCATTGTCTTTCAGATGCCGAACGGATATCGATTTAACAATTTCTGGAGAAATGCACTTGCTTGCTTAACGGTTGGCTTCATCCACCAGCCGCAGCGCCTCCATCAGAAGGCCCTGTGTCGTTTTCGTGGTAGTTTTCATTTCGGACTTCGAATTAAAGTCGATTTCAAACGTCGCGTCCTGCCAGCCGGCCGCGGCATAGACCGCTTCATCGCCGGTGATGGCGCCCAACTCAGCATGATTGAGCTGGCCATCCTGAAAGTACATGCGGCAGCTTTCCTGACGGCTCTCGTTGTCGCGAGCCAGGGTAAGAGAGCAATTCTTCTGACCTTGCTCAAGCGACTGAAACAGGTCAATGAGGTTCATCTCTGAGAGTCGCCCGCCTATGACTCCTTCCTTGGACGCTTGCCTCTGCATCTTGTCAAGCGCGGCGCGGTCGAGAATCTTCTTGGCGCGCTGCGCCAGCTCCTTCACATAAAACGGCTTGGAAACAAACTCCTCCACCATCTCGGCATAGGGCTTCAGATGCTCTTCAATATCCG
Coding sequences:
- a CDS encoding MogA/MoaB family molybdenum cofactor biosynthesis protein: MAQPAVSLPVSSPSATPVVDKKLRAAVITVSDSVFQGKKRDGSGAAVAELLQANGWSVAHTRVVADDMAVIAATLRELSNKGFEAIFTTGGTGISARDVTPEATLKVITREIPGLAEQMRREGAKSEPRAALSRAVAGVAGNALIINLPGSPKGAAESLRAIIALLPHAVDLLQGRTEHTEAASR
- a CDS encoding response regulator — encoded protein: MSKAKVSVVLIDDNPVILDVLRRGVDIYAEIASFTDSTTALAHCLKSPPDLIICDYRMPEMDGAQLVQALKSTVDTSSVPFILLASKPDIEEHLKPYAEMVEEFVSKPFYVKELAQRAKKILDRAALDKMQRQASKEGVIGGRLSEMNLIDLFQSLEQGQKNCSLTLARDNESRQESCRMYFQDGQLNHAELGAITGDEAVYAAAGWQDATFEIDFNSKSEMKTTTKTTQGLLMEALRLVDEANR